One Glycine max cultivar Williams 82 chromosome 1, Glycine_max_v4.0, whole genome shotgun sequence genomic window, AAGtcaaaataatgtattttatttgtttgcttGTTTATTTTCTGGTGCTATGCTAACTCCTAAAAACCCTTTGCCGTGCGTGATAATGAAGGTCATATATATGATATCTTCGCTGGGTTACATTTTTTCAGTCTAATATTTTGGTaggatttttctttttagatgAGGACAAAACTTGAATGCAGTtctttaagtgttttttttttgtgttgttctcTGATTAGAATTGAAGTTTCATCTCGATAATCTGCCTAATTAATGTTTGCGTTAAAGGTCAATACAGGATCTCAAAGTGAAACTCTAATTTTGTTTCGAAATCAACACTGAATGCACATAAAAAATTGCATCTAAGTTCTCTCCTTCACATAATTTTGAAGACAATATCATTTTCTAATGCAGAGTTCTAACATGTCTCAATTTAAGACCTCTCACTGGAGTGAAATTTGGCATAGACACGTAGTATAGATACTATAGAACTCATTTTTGTGTGTGGATGTTTACTTTCAGTTCTTTTTAAGCATTTGTATAATTGTATTGAGTTAATTTCTCGGTGAAAGTTTttctgctcttcttttcagccgcATCACACAGAAGAGCTTGACCCTGAAAAACTGGAGGAGCAAGCTACTGTATTGGAGAAAGAGCTGATCctgaaagaaagggaaacacTTGATGTCTTAAAAGAGTTGGAAAGTACCAAAAGGCTTGTagagaatttgaaatcaaaGCTACAGAAAGAAGAATCGGAAGcgaatttgaattttcagacAAGTGTTTGCGAAAATATATTGTCTGTTAAGGAGGATGAGAAAGAAGATAAGGAAAACGGAATGAGTAATGTTGTTCAGGATTCAAAGGAAGGTTGTACCCCCTATACTTCATCATCCCCGGGTTTAATATTAATGGAATTGAAGCAAGCGAAATTCAATCTGAACAGAACTACAAGTGATATTGCTGATGTTCGTGCTTCTGTTGAATCGCTCAATAAGAAGTTAGAGAAGGAAAGACTATCACTTGAGAAAACGCGCAAGAGGTTAACTCAGAATTCTTCAAAGATATGTTCTCTTGAGGAAGAGCTAAACCAGACAAAACTAAAACTGCTAGTGGCAAAGGATGCCGATTTGGATAACCCTTCGGATATTACAAGAGAGCTCCAGCGGCTGAGTTCTGAGGCCGAACATTTCAAGAAAATGGGAGAAGCTGCTAAATCAGAAGTCATGAAAGCAATATCTGAGATTGAACAAACAAAAGCTATGATAAAAACTGCTGAAATCAGGTTGGTTGCTGCCCGAAAAATGAAGGAAGCTGCCAGAGCAGCAGAAGCTGCCGCCCTTGCAGAGATCAAAGCTTTGTCTCATCATGAGAATTCACCTGGAGATTGTGTGGAAAAGCATGATGGAGTGACCCTTTCCTTTGAAGAGTATACTGCTCTAACCTGCAAGGTGCGAGAGGCCGAGGAGCAATCTAAGAAGAGAGTTGTAGATGCTATGCTTCTAGTTGATGAAGCAAATGTATCTAAAATGGACATTTTGAAAAAGGTAGAGGAAGCCACAGAAGAAGTTAAAATCAGCAAGAAGGCCCTTGATGATGCTCTTGAAAGGGTAGAGGCTGCTAATCAAGGAAAGCTAGCAGTTGAAGAGGCGTTAAGGAAGTGGCGGTCGGAGGGTCACAAACGGCGTTCTTCCATACATAACTCTATCAAGTTTAAAAATGCTTACCCCTCTCACCATTGGAAGGAATCTCGGTTAATCGATGTCAATGGGTTGAATCTGGTAAATGATGAGGTCAAGCCGGTTCTAAAGCCAACACTGTCCATAGGACAAATATTGAGCAGGAAGTTGATGATGCCGGAAGAGTATGAAGCCAGTGGAATGATTAGAGAAAGAAGCTCGGCGAAACGGAAGGTGTCTCTTGGTCAGATGCTAGGCAAACAAAACGGGGATTCATCCTTTGACAGGCAAGCTGAGAAGGAAAATGGTCAGAAACCGTTTTCtgcaaagagaaagaaatttgGATTTGGTCGATTCTCCCTACTTTTgacaaaacaacaaaagaagaagaagccaaCACTGAACTTGAGGTGATGGCTTGCTTGATCATTTTGTGCTGACAAACATTGAGACTATATTTGCATCTTCTGTCTGTTTCCATTTCATTCACTTATTGTGCAAGCTTGACTAGAttcttgtttgttgcttgcttgtaTATTAACTAAAGTTTGTCCATCATTTGTGACTTATCATGCTACTTGTAGAGGTGATTTATGTGAATTTTAACTCTTGTAAGCTGATGTTATAATTCTCCTATGCATGTGGTGAGGTTGTTCTTTCAATGTTTATACATATATTGGCATGTTGATAGTAGTACATGGTAAAAAATTAATCTCCTTGGTATATGGTAAGTGTTGAAGGCTGGGATTACTTTCAATGGTAACTTTATTTTATGCACGTGAATCAGAGACTCAATCCAAGATCACCTTTACTAGACCAAAGCTCTTTCTACTCGAATTTTGGTATTGTGAATTGCTTCAAATGAGGTGAAAATCTTGACCAAAGTTCAGTCTATAACAACTTGAACGTGGGGATAAAATTGCAGAAAACCATTTTACTTTAGCCCTATGCCATGTGCCTTGAAACTTTTCATGGAGAATTAGGATCGAGGTTACTTTTctactttttctattttaattgaaGAAATATCGAATGCTCTTCCATCcacgaaaaataaaaagaaatgtttaaaatattaaaattaactatgaaaaattgttaaaatgaaAGCATCAATTAAAAGAGTAATGTCcaactaaactaaaaaaatactcataatcAATGTTATGAAGTTTGAGTAATGAATATccaattgtattaaaaattcaaagaaaGAAATCTTATTATTTATAGTAGTCTAATCCTATTTGACTAGGATTGTCTCCCGGAGAAGATATTGTGATCTTTAAAAAAgatattcaaagatttttcaaattttaattataaaatataaacaaatatgtTGATATGCTTTTCATAGTCATGAGAGCACTTAATCCAAAGGGTTATTGTAAGGTTTTGTTGGGTTCAAATGCgggatgatattttttttttttgtgaataatcGCAAATAATATTAGAAATCACTCTGGAAAGAAACAACTAAGTTATCTACAacatgaagagaaagaagattTGGATGAGGGAATGATTTATTTAGTAGGATAACTCGTGATCGATTTTATCCGTGTGCGAAATTCTCTTGAGACTAGTAACAGTCACATGCAGTAAGCAAAATTAGTCTCTAATCTAGTTAGTTAAGGACACCTATGGTCTTTGATCCCAAGTCATGAGAGCACTTATGTTTAGACAGTGGGATACCCAAGACTCTGACTTAGTGGGgacaaattatacaaattaaaatcatgGGGTCAAAATAACCTTTGATCAAAATAACCTTAATTGATACCCATGCTTATTTTAGTAGCTTATTTTCCATAAGCTACTTCAAGTATTTTGATAAGTTACTTCAAGTATCTTATGAGAAATAAGCTAGTCTATAAGTTACTAGCTTTTTTCCCCCTCAATTTTATCcttattcttttatttgaaaatccattttacctttttattcaatttaaaaatcctcttatattttttgtctAGTGTCTTGAAAAATCCTTGTATCTAATTTTTCATAGTCTTGCAAATGAGGGATGTACACATTCAAGTTCTTGTTCTACGAatcaaaaaaatgaatgtttaagaaaaatataaagaaaaaatattttagtattttatgttttaaaactgATTGGAAGCTTGTTACAAAAAGACACACTTAATGGGCTTCTATGATTTAGGCCAAGTATAAGTGTGGGCATGATCAAATGCCCAaggttgagaaaaaaaaacatgtggcATCAAATTTCTAAAAGAGAGTGATGACTCAAAATTGAGATGATTTGAAAAGTGGTCTCAGGTGATGTGTGAGAAATGGTTTATCCACTAATTTTTGAGTGGATGATTAGATATCTCATTTGGCGATTCTGAGATACCATGTGTTAGGAAGATTCATGAAATTCTATTCAGATAGGAAAGCTCAGATGATAGAAGGAGAAGAGGGATATCACACAAAATTGTTAAGTTTATTGTGAATAACAATTTATAATGAAAGTGTTCAAAGCACTCTTTGAACCTAAAATACGTATCTCCTTATAAAAGAGACAACAACTAATTGTCTAACCGAAAAATGGTtacaacaaaaaacaattacAGTTACAACACAACATATGTTAATGAACCACTAGGTTGGAAGCCCCCTTCTATGTGATTGGAACCAAATTACAGAATATTGGACGACTAATATAAAAGACAAGAGTATTGAACCAGAAGACCAAAGTTGTCGTCCACCCTATCTCTATCGTCCATTGTCAAACAATCAACAATCTCCACCCTGGTTCAGTAACATTTCTGAATTACAAGTAACTCAATTCATCTCCAGCAATCTACAATAAGTAGATCTAGACAATGCATGAACTTGCTTCTTGGAATAGGCTTCATGAACATATCAATTGGATTCTCCCTCGTATCAACTTTCTGGACTTCGACCCTTTTCTCAGAACAGATGAAGTGGTATTTGATGCTAATGTGCTTAGTCCTCTCATGATGGACTTGATCCTTGGCTAAGTAGATTGCACTCAGACTGTCGTAGAAAATGATAGCATTTTCTCGTGAAAACCCAATATTGCTAATCAGACCTTGATTCCTTCCTTTGCTGTTTTTGCCAGAACCATGTACTCTACCTCTGTAATTGATAAAGTCATTATGGACTGAAGTGTTGCCTTCCAACTAACAAGAAAGTTTCCAATTGTGAATGCATACCTAGTCATAGATCGTTTTGCATCCAAATTTGCACCATAGTCAGAATTTGAGTAACAAGCAAAAGCACAAGACATGTCTCCATGATAGACGAGTTCAATATCAATTCTACCCTTAAGATACTTGAATATACATTTCACAACTTGTCAATGTTCCTTCCCAGGATTACCCATATACCTACTCATAACACTGATTGCTTGTGCTAGGTTTGCTCTGGTGCATACCATAGCATATATAAGACTACCTACATCACTTGTATAAGAAACACGAGACATGTATTCCTTCTTTGATTCTAATTGAGTAGTATTGAGTTCAAATAGACAAATGGACATTGTCAAGGGAGTACATACTAGTTTTACGGGTGCCATCCCAAAGCTATTCAACACTTTCTGAATGTATTCCTTATGACGCATAAAGAACTTCTTTTGGACTCAATACCTTTTGATCTCCATGCCTAAAATCTTTTCAACAAATCTCATGTCCTTCATCTTAACTTCATTACTAAGTAGTGACTTTAGCTTCTGAATTGCCAACAAATTTTGAGATGCTATGAGCTTGTCGTCCATATAGAGTAGTAGATAGATGTGAGAACTATCCTTCACCTTGCTATGATAAACACGAGTCAGAGGGACTTTTGATATACCCATGAGAGACAATGAACTCATCGAATCTCTGGTAACACTGCCTTGGTGATTACTTTAGCCTATAAAGAGACATCTTTAATCTACAAACAAAATTCTCCTTTCCTTCCACCTTAAAACCTTTAGGTTGTTGCATCAAAATGTCTTCCTCCAGTCTTCCATGGAGAAAGACAGTTTTGACATGAGTTTCTCTAATTCCATGTCTAGAGTTGCCACTAAGGCTACTAAAATATGTATGGACATTTGTCAAACTATTGGAGAGAATATCTCGTTGTAGTCCATTCCTTCCTTCTGACTATAGCCTTTAGCTACCAGACGTGCTTTATAGCAGATGACTTTTTTAGTGGACGATTCAAAtttcttcttgaagatccactgcACCTCAATACTCGTCTACCTTCAGGTAGCTCAACTAAATCCCATGTTTGGTTCTTCAGAAGGGATTCCATCTCTTCATTCATAGCCATCATCTACCTTTCAGCTTCAGAACAGGAAATTGCTTCTTGATAAGTGGTTggtttgaatgaattgatttctTTTGCTACATGTAGCACATAAGACACTATATCAAAGCCATATCTTTCAAGATCTTTGATTTTTCATTGTGACTTTTTGAGTGTTATGGTTTTGGGTTACTTCAGATGGTTTTGACTCATCCAGTCAATTCACTCGATTGGTGATGAATTTTGATGTTGAGGGTGCATTTTAAGATCTTGATCAGTCTCATCAAGTGCTTTAAATTGCTTCTAATTATGGAGCTTTCAAACTCCACCTGCTTAGTGACATCCTCAACCTTGCCCAAATCTTCATCAGGTTTAGAATGCAACATAGAGAGTTCGTCAAATATGACATCTCTACTAAGAATGACCTTTCTTTTAGATGGTGATGAGACTCAAAATCCTTTGACTCCACCTCCATAGCCCATAAAGAATCCCTTCTTGGCTTTGGGCTCTAACTTACCTTCACTTACGTGATAGTAAGTCAGACATCCAAACACCTTCAACATTGAGTATTCAATTGGTTTGTTAGACCATACCTCAATAGAGGTATTGAAGTCTATGGTAATGGATTGTGAGCGATTCACGAGATAACATGTTGTGCTGACTGCCTTAGCCCATAAACTCCTATTCAATCCTAAATTGGATAGCATAAAATACACTTTCTTGCTATGTCTTCATCTTTATAGAATTCATTGAATTCAGTAGAACAAAAAATTCAAGCCATTGTCAATCCTAAGACATTTTACTATTGTTCTTGTCTGATTTTTCATAAGAATCATCCAATGCTTGAAAAATTTGAAAGCTTCAGATTACTGCTTCATCATGAATACCGATGTGTAAAAATATGCTTGCACAAGGGAAAGTGTACCATACATAGTGATAATAGTGGACTAAAAGTCCAGATATCGAACCCTAAGGACCAATTGTGTTCCCTATTagtcaaaattattaaactaaatagttgcattaataaaaaaaggaattgaAGTATTTTGTGGTTTTGGTTTTAaaggaaaacaattaaaattcgcaaaaaaaaaaggtttgagtGATATTAAAAGTGACTAAGAATTATGATTCACTGGTACCAATTTTCCCATAATCCTAGTTCTAATGAAGTTCCTTGtacaattaattattgattcCCAAAATTAACTTAAGTCTATGACCAAGGTCATAAGATGATCTTTGCCTTAAATCAATACTCCAATGGTCATGGATATATCAATTTAAGATAAAGGATATTAACAATTATAAGGatgaccaattaaaaattaattaatctatcgAAGATTACCTAAACAGTTTGATCATGCAATTTGGTGTAAAACATTCTCTACCTAGGTCTACTAAACACATACAAATAATTACCACAATACATTCGATTAAACATAGGATTGATCAATACCCATTTAAACAATAAGAAAAGGAgtagagaattaattaacaaaaagaaCATTGAGAAATTCCATTATGAACAGAGAAATGGGTACAATTGGATAATTACATCATAACCCTTAAACTAGGGGAATTATCCATTCATGGTTACAGCCAAACTAGAAATCCTATATGAAATACACATAAACATACCAATAAGGTAGGAACGATGATCACAATCCATCCTCATAGTGTTGACCACGCTTTATAGCTCTAAAAAATTCTCAAGGTTCTCtcaaaattcataaaaagataaaaatgatcaAAGGATAACTTTTTTACAACGTTCAGAGCCCTATTTATAGCTTCCTAAAAGAGATCAGTCTGAAAAGGTGCACTATAGCCATGGTTGTAAAATAGTGACGTTGAAGCTCTGGGGCATTATGGATTGACTATGGTCTCATTGTTTACCACGACCGTGGTGGAACTTACCACGGCTGTTGTTGGATGGTTGACGCTATTCTGGAGGGCAGTTATGCTCTTATCATGGTCGTGTTGCTTACCAAGGCCGTGGTAAATGTACCACGACGGTTATCAAGTGCAAAGTCTTCAAATCTTCATAAAATCATGAAACTTCCAACTCTTTCACTCAATTGAATGACTATACTTGTGTAATACAAAACTAGTTCAAACGTGAGTTTTGCCAAGAAAATGCATGTAAAGGACACAAAAACTCACACAAAATATTTCTCAAAAAGTGGTTTATCAAATACCAACGTCATCCTAGAATAATCATCGACGATGAAAAGGAAATACTTTGCCTTTCCTAGTGATGGAACTCTCGAAGGCCCCCAACAGTCAGAATGGACGTAGTCCAATATAACCTTTGTAGTGTGGATAGTCTTTGGAAACTTCGTCCGATGTTGCTTCCCATAGATGCAATATTCATAAAACTGAAGAGGTTCCACTTTGTGATTTCCAAGTAAGCCTCGCTTGCTTAGAATATCCATGCCTTTTTCACTCATGTGGTCGAGACGCAAATGTCATAGAGAATTATTAGACAAGCCATTAGATGCATGGCTTCCAGACGGTGAAACAGTAGAGGCAGAGCTTGTCACAGTGGACCcctaaaaaatgtacaaatttCCTTACGTAGTTCCCTACATTACCATAGACTTCCTTTGCCTTATGATCTTCATAAGTTCACCTTCAACCCAATAAGGAAAACCTTTTAAATCCATGGGACCCATAGat contains:
- the LOC100783770 gene encoding WEB family protein At2g38370 isoform X1, whose translation is MEEVPDTAANRSEPGLRAEIDTSAPFESVREAVTRFGGVGYWKPILNGLSNKHFAATEFFCSSFQPHHTEELDPEKLEEQATVLEKELILKERETLDVLKELESTKRLVENLKSKLQKEESEANLNFQTSVCENILSVKEDEKEDKENGMSNVVQDSKEGCTPYTSSSPGLILMELKQAKFNLNRTTSDIADVRASVESLNKKLEKERLSLEKTRKRLTQNSSKICSLEEELNQTKLKLLVAKDADLDNPSDITRELQRLSSEAEHFKKMGEAAKSEVMKAISEIEQTKAMIKTAEIRLVAARKMKEAARAAEAAALAEIKALSHHENSPGDCVEKHDGVTLSFEEYTALTCKVREAEEQSKKRVVDAMLLVDEANVSKMDILKKVEEATEEVKISKKALDDALERVEAANQGKLAVEEALRKWRSEGHKRRSSIHNSIKFKNAYPSHHWKESRLIDVNGLNLVNDEVKPVLKPTLSIGQILSRKLMMPEEYEASGMIRERSSAKRKVSLGQMLGKQNGDSSFDRQAEKENGQKPFSAKRKKFGFGRFSLLLTKQQKKKKPTLNLR
- the LOC100783770 gene encoding WEB family protein At2g38370 isoform X2, giving the protein MEEVPDTAANRSEPGLRAEIDTSAPFESVREAVTRFGGVGYWKPILNGLSNKHFAATEPHHTEELDPEKLEEQATVLEKELILKERETLDVLKELESTKRLVENLKSKLQKEESEANLNFQTSVCENILSVKEDEKEDKENGMSNVVQDSKEGCTPYTSSSPGLILMELKQAKFNLNRTTSDIADVRASVESLNKKLEKERLSLEKTRKRLTQNSSKICSLEEELNQTKLKLLVAKDADLDNPSDITRELQRLSSEAEHFKKMGEAAKSEVMKAISEIEQTKAMIKTAEIRLVAARKMKEAARAAEAAALAEIKALSHHENSPGDCVEKHDGVTLSFEEYTALTCKVREAEEQSKKRVVDAMLLVDEANVSKMDILKKVEEATEEVKISKKALDDALERVEAANQGKLAVEEALRKWRSEGHKRRSSIHNSIKFKNAYPSHHWKESRLIDVNGLNLVNDEVKPVLKPTLSIGQILSRKLMMPEEYEASGMIRERSSAKRKVSLGQMLGKQNGDSSFDRQAEKENGQKPFSAKRKKFGFGRFSLLLTKQQKKKKPTLNLR